In Ktedonobacteraceae bacterium, the DNA window GCCGCGATAACGACGACAATCAGTGCGAGAGCTATGACTGACCATACCAATTTCGAACGGCGCCGCCGCTTGCCAGGGGCAGACGAAACCTTATCCGGTTGTAAGCTAGTCGGTACCTTGACCATCCACATTCTCAGTGACTTTGGTGATGACAACGGAAACAGTTGACCATGTAGGCTGGGTAAGTGTACCATCCAGTATATATGTATCCGTCTCGCCTCCTGGCACATCATCTGCCAGGCCAGTAGCAGTACCCACTACTTTGCCGCTGGCATCCTTGAGTGTGGCCTGCAGGTGAATATCATGCTGTTTGGTGTCCAGATTCTTTACCTGGCCCGTTACCTCAAAATTGGCCCCTGATGTGATTTTCGCCGTTGGCGTGCCGATTAACCTGGCCAGTGAAATATGATTCGGGTCGGTGGGAGTAGCAGTACTCGAATGTGTAGTACTACCACTGCCGGTGCTGGTCGATCCGCTATTGTTCCCGCAGGCGACGAGCAGAAACATACTGATAACGATGAGCAATCCAAGAAAACTGAAACGAAGATTGATATTATTGCGCTTAGACTTCAAGATGACTTCCTCCTGATCCTGCTGTATTTCAAACTGCGCAACCAGCAGTGCTACAAATCTAAACCTGGCTCCGGGCAAGTTTTCCGCTAAGTTCTCTTAATTTAGGGCAAATAGGCCATGCTCGCTGACAGAACCGGCAAAAAGCATACCGTTGACCAGCACTGGCGCTGAACGCAACTCCCCCAGGTAGATATGCCATTCCAATGATCCATTATTGACGTCGAGCGCGGTGAGCATGCCGTTCTGATTAGTAACAAACACATCCATTGTTGTGCCACTTACCGAGCGTACAACCGGAGTCGCAACTACCGATCCATGATCCTGGTATATCCAGCGTGTTTTACCATTATGGGTATCCAATGCTATGATCTGGCCCGTGTAGTCGCCAATAAAAAGGGTATCGTTCGCGAGCGCCGGGCCAGAGGCAAAACCTGTTCCGGTATTGCCTGCCCCTGGCAGACTGAAGCGCCATTTGATCGTACCTGTGCGAGCATCCATCGCATAGACATGACCTGCCCAGGTCGCGACAAAGACGAGTCCCAACGATGCATCGTAAACGGGCGAACCAACCATACGCGAATCCACTGTTTGCTCCCACACTTTGCGACCCGTACGCAGATTCAAGGCGTTGAATTCTGTTGAGGCGCCAAGAGCCGCGAAGGCCAGCCCGCCATCATCGATAGTAACCGCGGGAAACCCCTGGCTGGGCCAGAAGTTGCTCAGTACGTCTTCTGATTTGAATTCCCAGTATTCTTTACCGGTCGCTCGATCCAGGCACAACAGATCATTAGCACCCGCCATTACCAGAAGCAATGACCCGACAACCATAGGGGCTGCACGCACCGGTAAATGTGTATCGACCTGCCATAGTGTCGTGCCAGATCGCAAATCGAGCGCCATTAATCCATGACCCTGAGCCGCGACGTAGACGACGCCCTCCGCCACCGCAGGAGTACCGGCAACCAGCGCGTCACCGACCGGTACGCGCCACCTGAGATTTCCGGTGCTGCTGTCGATAGCATACAGTACACCATCTCCACCATTCACCAGCGCCAGCCCACCGGCCACGATAGGTGATGCCAGCACCGGACCGGGGGTCTGAAAAAACCAGCGTATCGCTCCTCGCACGGGCGAACCTGTCGTGGCAAAGGTATTGGCAGAATCGTGCCCTGCCAGCGACCAGGATTGATTTGTGGCAGCGATATCGCCAGCAGATGGCAATGGGGCATCGCGATATAGTTTTTGCAATTGCGGCAGCACCGGCTCACCGCCCGCAAACTGCGGCGTTGGCGTGGGCATGAACGTGGATGAGCTACTCCATGGAGATGAACAACCGGCAAGCAGTATCATGATCAGCAGGCTCCCAATTGCCAGTATCTGTGTCACAGGCATACTACTGCTTCGCCCCGATGTTGCTCCCATTACCTTGCTAGTCCAACGCATAAACAAATCCCTGTACTGTACCTGCATAGAGCCGGCCAGACCCTAACGCGAGATCATTACGCACATCGCCTAATGCAAGGCGCCATCCCACAGTCCCATGCTTTACGTTAAGCGCATAGAGCGCCTGGCCGCCACTTACATATAACGTGCCTCCCGCAACAACTGGCACATCAAGCACCGGCGCATCGATGAGACGAGACCAGAGCAGCCGCCCATCTCCGGCATCGATGGCAAGAATATCGCCATCGTATGTACCTATAAAGATAGTCCCATTGGCAGCCGCCGGCGATCCGGCAATGCCATCCCTCGGCATACCGCGCGGCAAAGCAGTGTTCACGTCATACATCCATTGAAGCAAGCCGGTAGCCTTATCCAGGGAGAGAACATGACCATCGTAGGTGCCTGCTATCACATCCTGCCCCGTCACAAGCGGCGTAGAGATCAGGCGTCCGCCAACCCTATAAGACCATACTGTGTGGCCATTGACAAGGTTCAGAGCATAGACGACCGGGTTCGTCCCCTGAACCACATAGACCAGGTTGCCCTGCACTGCCGGGGATGCCGTCGTTGGCCAGCCCGCTCCTGATTCATGAAAGCGCCAGCGCACCATGCCGGTTCGTGCATCCAATGCCAATGTCGTTGTGCTGGCATTAACGAGTACCATACCACTTGCATAGGTTGGAGCCGCCTTAATCACCTCATGCGTGTCTGTAGCCCAGAGTTGCTTGCCACTTGTTGCGTCCAGCGCCAGCATCCACGTGCTTTCGGCGGCCACAAAGACAACGCGGCCCACCACTACCGGGGTAGAATCATTGAAAAATTGACCTATGGCATGTTTCCAGCGCACTACACCGGTTGCGGCATCCAGCGCCAGCACATCCCCGCCCGTCGAGCCGATGTAAACAGTTCCATTCGCCAATACCGGTGCCGAGAAGATAGAACCACCCGTATTCTGCTGCCATACAACATGTCCATGCAATTCTGGTAAACTTTTCTGGTCCTGGGCTCCATACATACCCGTATGGGCAGCATCATGCCCTATGGTTGGCCATGCATTTCCATCCAGGTTGGCAGCTAACCAGGAAGTCGCAATTACAATGTTGGTCTGGGGATGGGCTGTGGAACCACAGGCCTGAACCAGAAATAATACTATGCAGTAGATACCTAGCAGCGTAATGCGGTGCTTTGTCTTCAAGTCGTTCCACATAACATGCCTGTCACTGAATCGAGCCACCAGCAACGGTTATAGCCTGGGTCCGCCTGCTAATCCAGGCTATAACCGTTGCAAAGCTGTTACCTCTATACGAGTCTCAGCATGCATCAGCCGTACATCACAAAATCCGACTTGAGCAGTGGATCAATTTCGCCTACAGACGTTTTGTAATTATTGCCGAACAACTGCAGTACGCCGGTCGTCACCACCTGCTCGCCTTGATGAAATTTGCTCAGGTCGATGTTCTTCTGAGCATAGGAGTCGAAGTAAGCGTTGCATTGCACACCGCTGCTGTCCGTCAGGCCTAGAGAGGGCGGATTATAAGAGGTGATTGTGGAAACGGGAATCGTGACCAGTTCGCCATCAATCGGAGAGTTATACTTCAACTGCGCGATCTGCTGAGTCGTTACCACTACCGGCGCGGGTATCTTGCCGGTACCTGTCTTGATCACGTCACTGGCGCTGCTCGGATCAATTTCAAGCTCACCGCTGTATGTGGTTAGCACGCCGGTCACGGTTTCAATATCACCGTCCTGCTGGCCTGCTCCCCCTCCAACGTAAACGCGAATGCCGCCCGTACTATCCTGGATAAACCAGTTCGGGCCGAAACTGCGGGTAACAATCGCGCCAACGACTGTCACAACCAGGCCATTGAACGAGCTGAAATTCTGTCGCAATTGGCCGATGGTCAGGACTAACTGTCCCGTCTGCGCCTGACTGCCATCGTAGCTGCGCACCTCATTGCCGCTGTATGTTACAACGACCGAGGAATGCTGAAAGGCGCTGGAAGTCACTACCGCCGAACCTTTAAAGCCTGCAGGCAGTCCTGAAGATGGGTCTCCCTGATTGAAGGTATAGGACGCACCGGGAGCGAGAGTTGCAGTCGGCGTATTCCCAACGGATTCGCCATTATAATTGAAGTACTGGATCTGTTCTGTTGTTGATTGGGTGCCTGTATTCGTCACGGTCACCGAACTGGTAACACCTCCTACGGCATTCTGTACCTGTGGTTCGTACACGGAGGTATACAAGGTATAATCCAGTGAGCGTATAACATTGAATGCACTCACATACTTGCCGTGGCTTACCTGCGAGATTACAGCGACTCTATGATCAGATGTGATTACCGCCGATCCAGTGAAGCCGGAAGGTAAACCTGCCCCTGCTGCTGTCTCCGTCGCGCTGCCACGCGCGACGACGGTCACATTCTGTGTTGCCACCGTCTTGCCGCTTGTATCGCGATAAGTAATCGTGACATGATCGGTCATGGTAGCCGAATTTTCCAGCGTGAGGCTGGTACTCTGCCCGCTAACAGCATTTTCGACTAAAGGATCGTTCAATGAGAGATCACCATTCGAGAGCGCATTGTATGTAAATGAACGCGCCTGGCCGCTTAGGGTGTAAATAGTAGCCGCAAGCGCCTGTGGTGGATTGCTGGTGATTATGGCATCAACAGTTGCCCCTTTCGGCAGGCCAACTTTGCCGGCATCGACGCGCATCTGCCCGAAAGGCTTGAGCTGTGAAGAGGTATGGGCAAGAGGTTGCCCTTTCGCATTATAGAATGTTACCGTTACCGTTGTGCCGCATTGCTGGCATGGTGAAAGATTCGAGATGGATAGATAACTGGTGACTCCATTGACAGCGTTCAACACGAGCGGAGCATAGAGGCTAGAGCCTGTTTCTAATGCTGAATAACCCTCCATGCTCTGCGTCGGGCCATTCGGCGATGTCTCGTTACTGACGACGGCAAGCGGTTGATCAGCCTGAAGCAGTGCGGTACCGGCAAAACCAGCGGGCAGGCCCAACTTCGCGGCATTAATGACCCAGGCACTGTTGGGCATCAAGGGCGCGTTGAGCTTCTTCGTCACAACCACGTTACCATGCTGGTCATAAACAGTAATCGTGCCCGACTGGATAGGAGAAG includes these proteins:
- a CDS encoding carboxypeptidase regulatory-like domain-containing protein, translating into MFRPHTRTKALIGSTKGKVFLSLIFLTLVALVGFQLANTLGAAHAGQGTRQLIDTLGDKDDLPVAPTAPISCTRAGTGKGVVQGTITDANTGKPVANAYIGISPGTVNSFACYTHSNADGSFDFNKLDPGTYNLSASRWTVMGTEPLYRDSEVYQIPVGSGKVTVNVALTPLQSPGYRKIGSNDATNLIIVDMDETYFNSWFTDYNSVASPKVTPAIHGFAKQAVNAIEEWTQYGYSPIDHYQLATGGFPVWRTPDGPAKYWTQPDPNLDVNLWYSGGPKTAEEFGQESIFDVAKSYGMNTAVIGGNDYPSGHITDANIDEINLAGTNPCSTPSGEIKKMENFITSSLNNPNGFLLYAPLTQAEGFNTENTSPDAPPQVFSCSSENGWDYAQASIWDDQAFGQLLDFLKKTKQGPSTLYQNTAIIVTGDEAENDITNFDNFYPTGPGEPGLGTTRHTPWLIEGPNIYQDKVYKAQMRIDDTSVNAMAALGLPAPYDSRGHLIPQFFIHQPQVLQPPVQGRQSVAFVPGNGGAGGFDAQFLSAQERDLFLAGKLSPNLLQSQGFISLLENNVGGYTTTISAQNESTSPIQSGTITVYDQHGNVVVTKKLNAPLMPNSAWVINAAKLGLPAGFAGTALLQADQPLAVVSNETSPNGPTQSMEGYSALETGSSLYAPLVLNAVNGVTSYLSISNLSPCQQCGTTVTVTFYNAKGQPLAHTSSQLKPFGQMRVDAGKVGLPKGATVDAIITSNPPQALAATIYTLSGQARSFTYNALSNGDLSLNDPLVENAVSGQSTSLTLENSATMTDHVTITYRDTSGKTVATQNVTVVARGSATETAAGAGLPSGFTGSAVITSDHRVAVISQVSHGKYVSAFNVIRSLDYTLYTSVYEPQVQNAVGGVTSSVTVTNTGTQSTTEQIQYFNYNGESVGNTPTATLAPGASYTFNQGDPSSGLPAGFKGSAVVTSSAFQHSSVVVTYSGNEVRSYDGSQAQTGQLVLTIGQLRQNFSSFNGLVVTVVGAIVTRSFGPNWFIQDSTGGIRVYVGGGAGQQDGDIETVTGVLTTYSGELEIDPSSASDVIKTGTGKIPAPVVVTTQQIAQLKYNSPIDGELVTIPVSTITSYNPPSLGLTDSSGVQCNAYFDSYAQKNIDLSKFHQGEQVVTTGVLQLFGNNYKTSVGEIDPLLKSDFVMYG
- a CDS encoding PQQ-binding-like beta-propeller repeat protein — its product is MRWTSKVMGATSGRSSSMPVTQILAIGSLLIMILLAGCSSPWSSSSTFMPTPTPQFAGGEPVLPQLQKLYRDAPLPSAGDIAATNQSWSLAGHDSANTFATTGSPVRGAIRWFFQTPGPVLASPIVAGGLALVNGGDGVLYAIDSSTGNLRWRVPVGDALVAGTPAVAEGVVYVAAQGHGLMALDLRSGTTLWQVDTHLPVRAAPMVVGSLLLVMAGANDLLCLDRATGKEYWEFKSEDVLSNFWPSQGFPAVTIDDGGLAFAALGASTEFNALNLRTGRKVWEQTVDSRMVGSPVYDASLGLVFVATWAGHVYAMDARTGTIKWRFSLPGAGNTGTGFASGPALANDTLFIGDYTGQIIALDTHNGKTRWIYQDHGSVVATPVVRSVSGTTMDVFVTNQNGMLTALDVNNGSLEWHIYLGELRSAPVLVNGMLFAGSVSEHGLFALN
- a CDS encoding PQQ-binding-like beta-propeller repeat protein; the protein is MKTKHRITLLGIYCIVLFLVQACGSTAHPQTNIVIATSWLAANLDGNAWPTIGHDAAHTGMYGAQDQKSLPELHGHVVWQQNTGGSIFSAPVLANGTVYIGSTGGDVLALDAATGVVRWKHAIGQFFNDSTPVVVGRVVFVAAESTWMLALDATSGKQLWATDTHEVIKAAPTYASGMVLVNASTTTLALDARTGMVRWRFHESGAGWPTTASPAVQGNLVYVVQGTNPVVYALNLVNGHTVWSYRVGGRLISTPLVTGQDVIAGTYDGHVLSLDKATGLLQWMYDVNTALPRGMPRDGIAGSPAAANGTIFIGTYDGDILAIDAGDGRLLWSRLIDAPVLDVPVVAGGTLYVSGGQALYALNVKHGTVGWRLALGDVRNDLALGSGRLYAGTVQGFVYALD